Proteins from a single region of Belliella baltica DSM 15883:
- a CDS encoding MarC family protein — protein sequence MGTFDLKEILSVTLILFSVIDILGSIPIVINLRKKVGHIESEKATLAAGVLMILFLFLGKSILNLFGIGVEDFAIAGALIIFALGAEMILGIELFKPDPEASGGASIVPIAFPLIAGAGTLTTILTLKAEFAQINIGIGIIINLIIVYVVLKSTTWLERKLGKTGLDVLRRIFGIILLSIAIKIFKSALFSGEMI from the coding sequence ATGGGAACTTTTGATTTAAAGGAGATCTTATCTGTGACTTTGATCCTCTTTTCAGTCATTGATATACTGGGGTCCATCCCCATTGTGATCAACTTGAGGAAAAAAGTCGGACATATAGAATCTGAAAAAGCGACATTGGCTGCTGGGGTTTTGATGATTTTATTTCTTTTCCTAGGAAAATCTATCCTTAACCTTTTTGGAATTGGAGTCGAAGATTTTGCGATAGCTGGAGCTTTGATCATTTTTGCTTTGGGAGCGGAGATGATTTTGGGAATTGAGCTTTTTAAACCTGATCCTGAAGCAAGTGGCGGGGCATCGATTGTACCAATCGCATTCCCTTTGATCGCAGGTGCAGGAACCTTGACTACCATCTTGACATTGAAAGCTGAGTTTGCTCAAATCAACATCGGGATAGGGATTATCATTAACCTGATCATCGTTTATGTAGTATTGAAAAGTACAACTTGGCTGGAGCGGAAACTTGGAAAGACAGGTTTGGATGTATTGAGAAGGATCTTTGGGATTATTCTTTTATCCATTGCCATCAAAATCTTCAAAAGTGCGCTGTTTTCGGGAGAAATGATCTAA
- a CDS encoding ABC-F family ATP-binding cassette domain-containing protein has protein sequence MNYLSVENLSKSFGERKLFQNISFGLDQGQKVALVGINGAGKSTLMKIIMGLEVPDSGQVAINQNVKVAYVHQNPVFSGELSIYQTIFDGSSNATLKVIEDYHKAMLDSENGKDNSDLLQTIFEKMDQLEAWDFEYQVKEVLGKLGLHDTDISVGNLSGGQRKRVALAKAILEKPDLLLLDEPTNHLDLETIEWLEEYLSKANLALFMVTHDRYFLEKVTNQILELDNGSIHRYMGNYGYFLEKKAERREIEATELDKAKSLYKKELDWIRRQPKARSTKAKYRVDAFEETKEKAFNKREEREIELSVTSQRLGNKIIEIEKLNKSFDDKKIVEDFSYTFKKGDKIGIVGPNGAGKTTFLNMITGALEPDSGKVAIGQTTAFGYYRQEEDSFDEEKRLLDIVKEVAEVVTVAGGATITVAQFLNKFGFPPKQQHTPIAKLSGGERRRLQLLMILIKSPNFLILDEPTNDLDIVTLNTLEEFLDNFPGCLIIVSHDRYFMDRLVEHLFVFEGEGQIKDFPGNYTDFREWEKEEKLIQKEDKPVKEDKKEQATSPTNDSEPKATFKEKKEFEELTRKIEALNSEKAKVVELISAGTEDHQKLVDWSNKIQEIDSEVESLELRWLELSELDGIE, from the coding sequence ATGAATTACCTATCAGTAGAAAACCTTAGCAAGTCTTTTGGCGAGCGCAAACTTTTTCAAAACATTTCTTTTGGCTTAGATCAAGGTCAAAAGGTGGCCTTAGTGGGAATCAATGGAGCAGGAAAATCCACTTTGATGAAAATCATCATGGGATTAGAAGTCCCAGATTCAGGCCAAGTAGCTATCAATCAAAACGTCAAAGTGGCATACGTTCATCAAAATCCTGTTTTTTCTGGTGAGTTGAGCATTTATCAAACGATTTTTGACGGCAGTAGCAATGCCACTCTCAAAGTGATTGAAGATTACCATAAAGCCATGTTGGATTCTGAAAATGGGAAAGATAATTCTGACCTTTTGCAGACTATTTTTGAAAAAATGGATCAGCTAGAGGCTTGGGATTTTGAGTATCAGGTAAAGGAAGTTTTGGGGAAATTAGGTTTGCATGATACAGATATTTCGGTAGGGAATCTAAGTGGGGGCCAAAGAAAACGTGTTGCTCTGGCAAAAGCAATTTTAGAAAAACCAGACTTACTCTTACTTGATGAACCCACCAACCACCTCGATTTAGAAACAATAGAATGGCTTGAGGAATATCTCTCAAAAGCCAATCTTGCACTTTTTATGGTTACTCACGATAGGTATTTCCTAGAGAAAGTGACCAACCAAATCCTTGAGTTGGACAATGGGAGTATCCATCGCTACATGGGAAATTATGGTTATTTCTTAGAAAAAAAGGCTGAGCGCAGAGAAATCGAAGCCACTGAATTGGATAAAGCGAAAAGCTTGTATAAAAAAGAGTTGGACTGGATCAGAAGGCAGCCAAAAGCGAGAAGCACCAAAGCAAAATATAGAGTCGATGCTTTCGAAGAAACAAAGGAGAAAGCATTTAATAAAAGAGAAGAAAGAGAAATAGAACTTTCTGTAACTTCTCAAAGACTTGGAAATAAAATCATTGAAATCGAGAAACTCAACAAATCTTTTGATGACAAAAAAATTGTTGAAGATTTTAGTTATACCTTCAAGAAAGGGGATAAAATAGGAATTGTGGGCCCAAATGGAGCAGGAAAAACCACTTTCTTAAATATGATTACTGGTGCGCTTGAGCCTGATAGCGGAAAGGTTGCAATAGGTCAAACAACTGCTTTTGGATATTACAGACAAGAAGAAGATTCATTTGATGAGGAAAAAAGACTACTCGACATCGTCAAAGAAGTCGCAGAAGTGGTGACTGTCGCTGGGGGAGCAACCATTACGGTTGCGCAGTTTTTGAATAAATTTGGTTTTCCGCCCAAGCAACAGCATACACCAATCGCCAAACTCAGTGGAGGAGAAAGAAGAAGGTTACAACTCTTGATGATTTTGATCAAAAGTCCAAATTTCCTGATTCTCGATGAACCTACCAATGATTTGGATATTGTGACATTGAATACTTTGGAAGAATTTTTGGATAATTTTCCAGGTTGCTTGATCATTGTATCTCACGATAGGTATTTTATGGACAGATTGGTGGAGCACCTTTTTGTTTTTGAAGGAGAAGGTCAGATCAAAGATTTCCCTGGAAACTATACTGATTTTAGAGAGTGGGAAAAAGAGGAAAAACTAATCCAAAAGGAAGATAAGCCAGTCAAAGAAGATAAAAAAGAACAAGCTACGAGCCCAACAAATGATTCAGAGCCAAAAGCTACTTTTAAGGAAAAAAAGGAGTTTGAGGAATTGACGAGAAAAATTGAAGCTTTGAATTCAGAAAAAGCCAAAGTGGTAGAATTGATCAGCGCCGGGACCGAAGACCATCAAAAACTCGTGGATTGGTCCAATAAAATCCAAGAAATTGATTCAGAAGTAGAGTCTTTAGAGTTGAGATGGCTAGAATTGAGTGAGTTGGACGGGATTGAGTAG